GTTATAGAACTCTCATATCTGGTGCACATGATTACACAGGTCTGAGCATAGGCATGTATTATTCATGTCTCCGGCATGATGGCTGTACAGGGCACAAGGATATGATCCTCTTTTCTCCCCATGGAAGTGTTGGTAAGGTAGCATTGAGGATGCAGACCTGCCTTTAAGTGAAAGACAGAGAATCTCTAGCTTAGacagtgtttcttcttctgcagAGCTTGTATGAGCCTCACACAGGCAAGCTGGTGAAGTAGGGAATCTTAAAAGTATCGCATTTAAGCAGCCCCTTGATGCTGCCTAAACGGAGGAGTCCCGCTTACTAGCCACGTGTCCAGCCTCAGGAGAAAACGGGCAAACTGGGCTGTGGGATAAGCCACTAATGGTGCTGTGTGCACCAGATGGAGGGGAAAAGCAACATCCCAGTGACAGAGGATGACAAAAGGCATTATGACTGGGTTAGAAGAACTGAGTGGCAGTGGGAGCTGCAGAGGTGGTAAATTTTGGTGTGGATGTGCTGGAGTGTATAGGGCTGACTGTGTGTGTGCAAGTGCTCAgattagaaaatactttttgctAAATTCCAAGTATAGGGGCAAATAAATTCTCTGTCAGGGAGCACATCTTAACACTTGATATGTCCCACTATTGTCATCCTTTCTTTCCAGCACCTTGGCTTTCTGCTGGTAGGACTGCTCAATAAATTGTCCAGAGTCTTTTCACTACACTCAAAAAATTAAGGATGCTAAATAAGAATTGCCCTTTAAAATTCCCTGCTTGGAGTAGATGTTTCTCCCCCTTTAACATCATCCTCCCACCTTCTTTCCATGCCtttctcccctcttcctttGTACCCACATATACAGATATCACACTAGATTCTCAGAGTTATTAAAGCTGCAAAGGAAGTAGTTCTCATCTACTCAAACACGATACACAGCAGCCGTATTTTCCTGCTATGTCAATTAATAATGTACATTTTCTTCATGGGGTTTTCAGTGAGGCTTTCAGCAAGATGAATGTGGGCAAGTCTGTCTTTTTCTCTGCACTTTAGCGTAATCCCATCTGCCTGCAAATTCAGAATGTGAACACTGCAACACAACATTTAGAAGGGTGAGAAACTTGGGTTTTAATCAAGGGATAATTTAAATTCAGCATAATCTCTTCCAGGCATCAGGGAAGCGCTGCTCCCTGCTGTTGATGCAGGAATGGCAGAATGAGAGGCAGCAAGTTTACAAGTCCTCTGTGCATTTTCATCCACCCTGCGCGGTGCCCGCCGTCAGCCCCTCTGGGCTGAGTCCCCAGAAGGCCGTCTGCCACAGTCCCGAGCATGCTTACTGCGCAggggaatttttaaaagtgcctCCAGAGGCGGGAACTGAAGTGTAGAAACAGGGTTGAGAAGTGATGTGGTTTTTCATGCGGGATGCTTGAAAGAGGCTGGGGAGATCTGTGCTGGTTAGCACATGTATGTCCCTCTAGAGGGCTGGGGTTTGTTATCAGTGCCTGTGGGGACCCATCTAATGCACGTAAATACAGGGTGGCTGCAAGCAAAGGCTAAATGTAACCCTTGTGGGAGGAGGTCCCTGGAAGGGGGTTTTGCagaaggggagaagagggggggtgtgtgtgttcaAACACATGCAGGAACAGCAGGCTGAATGATGAAAGTACAGGGGTGAGGGAGCAGGCACGGGTGCCAGCAACTCATCCATTTTGGGTTGTGTTACTTGGTATATTCCAACGCATATGAAAGCACAGCTGAGCATCTGTGGATACCTGTGACTGGCCCTGCGAAAGGGACCCATTCACTGGGCAAACTCCAAAGGTGTTTGTTGTGACAGCCAGGTGCCACAGCCCCTGGGGTGCATGTTATTTTTACTGGTGTTGCCTCTGGGAGATCTATATGAACTTGTCTAGGGATGTTTCCTCTTGAAATAAATGGTTATTCTGGAGGCAAGGTTTGGAGGGAGAATATCTTGCATTAGAGGATctgacagagctggaaaaacagACTGGTTTTCCAGCGTTGCAAGCCCTTCCTCTGGTTATAATCTCTGACATGGGTTAATAACAGATCAGCCGTTATTTGTTGGGGTGCTCAGGTATGCCTGTATTTATTGCAGAGTTTCCAGGTCCCAAAGGGTATTATACTACATTTTGCACGTTTGATACATCATTCCATTAAATGACTGCTCTTGTAAATCAAAGGACCATTGTATTCAAAGGGCTGCTctagaaaacttaatttttcttctaagaatCACTTACATAAGTAAAGTGGTCCATTACTTCACTGGCACAGTGATTCTGTGCTCAGTTCTCAGACATAAATTACAGAACATGACCGTGTCATGGGCAGATCATCACTTACAGTAACCATTTAATACAATTATGGTTTTCTATTTTGGCACTGTTTTTAGTATCTTTGGGCATATCTCATACTCaaagttaatgttttaaattaagtgtAAACCCACTAATCCCAGTAAATGTAGGTAAACTGTTTGCTGGAGTGATGAGTACTACCATAAGGATTCAGTAAAAATGTCACTGCAGTGGTGCCAACTGGAAGGTAAAATGGTTTTTCacttaatttaatattttttgtactTGATTTTGTTAGAAACCCAGAAATTTCTCAAGAGGGGAGTGgtatatatataatttcatCCTACAGCATTTGTATACACATATAGTATATTCCCCTGTAGACCCTGAATAGAACAGATATGCTCACCGTCTGTAGAAAATAAGATCTTAGCACTGATTGTATTACTGAACTGTAATTGAAGTAATTGTGTAAACCTGCATCAAGTCATTTTCTCTAATAAAATGTGCATCTACTGAAATATATCAGCTTTGGATGTTGGTTTAAGAATGCATCAAAGTATGGTCCCTGTTTGCAAATGCTAGCATGAAGGTAGCCTGGTAGAAATGTTGTCATCTTGTGGCTTTGGAAGCACCTTTTGGAGCAGCACCAACTCCATGATAAactggggggaggagaggggagagcaaAGCAAAGCGATAAAAAGATTACCCAATGCCTTCCTTTGTTCTCATTaccctgggggagggggggacgggggggcgACTGAACGGGGGCGGGTGACACGGACACGACACACCAAGAGGCGCCGGGAATCCCCGGTGCCTTCGATTATGATTTTCATTATGGGTGAGTGGGGGCTTACAGCCAGAGCCCTCCCTGCGCGCAATACCTTTAGCGAGTAATCCACGCGTGGGGGGCCGCACCGTAATCCCCTGCTGCGGCGtcggcagcggggcgggggccaggggggggcagctggggctggggggcgggCGGTGTCACTGCACCCCACGGGGCGCAGGGcggcccccgccccccaccGCCCCGGGCACAGgtgcccccgccgccccccgtgCCCGGCTCCCCCCTTCCCGGCAGCGGTCCCCGAGCGGCCCCctcggggcggggcggggcggggcgcggcgggggggaTGCGGCGTCCCGGTGCCCggtggaggctgctgctgcctgcacgaGGGAGAAGGGATCCTTTTGACGTCAAGTGACCATCATATAATGATCGCTCGCTCATATCCGGGTCCCAGGCCGGCTCTCCCCGGCCGCGCTCGGCCACGCTCGGCCGCGCAGTGAGGCAGAGGcgggcggggcagggcagggcaaggcagggcagggcagggcagggcggccgcccgcccgcccgcccgcctgcTCGCCCGCCCGGAGGTGGCCGCAGCGGCGGGGGGGACGGCGAGCGCAGCATGCCCGTCGCCTCAGACGCGCCTGCCTCCTGCCGCCGCTACCCATGGAGATCGCGCTGGTGACTCTGGAGAACGGCGGCACCACGGCCATCGCGGTCGGCGAGGATGCGGCGGCCGGCAGTGGCGGCAGCGTCTGGGCTCGGCGGCGGGGCGACGTGCTCCACATCGccggctccgccgccgccaCGCCGCGGCTGAGCGACGGCAGGGAgggcgccccgccgccgccgctgccggcggACGAGGAGCGGGAAcggcccccgccggccccccggggaggcggcgggaggcggcgcaGCGGCAACGCGGGCAGCCCCAACGGCCGGGCGGCAGCGCGCGGAGCGCCACCGCCGCCCCAACCGCCGCCCCAACCGCCGCCCCAACCGCCGCCCCAACCGCCGCCCCAACCGCCGCCCCAACCGCCGCCCCAACCGCCGCCCCAACCGCCGCCCCAACCGCCGCCCCAACCGCCGCCCCAACCGCCGCCTCGCGCCCGGCGCTCCGGCCCGGCGGCGGAGATGGGCCCCCTGGAGGAAGGGGGGCACCGCCGGGGCATggccatggcggcggcgggcgaggaggaggaggaagaggcggcggcggcgaacCGTGGCGTCATGCACCACCAGCGGGTGCTGATCAACATCTCGGGGCTGCGCTTCGAGACCCAGCTGGGTACCCTCAACCAGTTCCCCGACACGCTGCTGGGGGACCCGGATAAACGCATGCGCTACTTCGACCCGCTCCGCAACGAGTACTTCTTCGACCGCAACCGACCCAGCTTCGACGGGATCCTCTACTTCTACCAGTCTGGGGGCAAGCTCCGCCGGCCTGTCAATGTCTCCATCGATGTCTTCGCTGATGAGATACGCTTCTACCAGCTGGGTGAGGAGGCCATGGAGCGCTTCCGGGAGGATGAGGGCTTCatcaaagaggaggagaagcccCTGCCCCGCAATGAGTTCCAGCGCCAGGTCTGGCTCATCTTTGAGTACCCCGAGAGCTCAGGCTCAGCTCGAGCCATTGCCATCGTTTCTGTGTTGGTCATCCTCATCTCCATCATCACCTTCTGCCTGGAGACACTGCCAGAATTCAGGGACGAGAGGGAGATGCCCGTGCCCCTACCCCCACAAAGTGGAGGTTTGAATGGCACAACTGGGGACTCCCCACCCATGCAGCCACCCAGTAGCCTCTCTGACCCCTTCTTCATCATCGAGACCACCTGTGTGATCTGGTTCACCTTTGAGCTCCTCGTCCGCTTCTTCGCATGCCCCAGCAAGCCTGAGTTCTCCCGCAACATCATGAACATTATCGACATTGTGGCCATCATCCCCTACTTCATCACCCTGGGCACCGAGCTGGtccaagagcagcagcagcctggggctggcagtAGCAATGGGGGCGGGGGCCAGCAGCAAGCCATGTCCCTGGCCATCCTCAGAGTCATTCGCCTGGTCAGAGTCTTCAGGATCTTCAAGCTCTCCAGGCACTCCAAAGGTCTGCAGATCTTGGGACAGACTTTGAAAGCCAGCATGAGGGAGCTGGGCCTCctcatcttcttcctcttcatcgGGGTCATCCTCTTCTCCAGCGCTGTCTACTTCGCTGAGGCTGATGACCCCGAGTCTCATTTCTCCAGCATCCCTGATGCTTTCTGGTGGGCAGTGGTAACCATGACCACTGTGGGCTATGGGGACATGCGACCTGTCACCGTGGGGGGCAAGATTGTGGGTTCCTTGTGTGCCATCGCAGGTGTGCTCACCattgccctgcctgtccctgtcATTGTATCCAACTTCAACTACTTCTACCACCGAGAGACTGATCATGAAGAGCAAGCTGTCCTCAAGGATGAACACAGTAGtgctcagagcagcacagcaggggcaGATGAGAAGAGAAGATCCAGTAAAATCTCTCTGAACAAATCTGTTGTGCACTTGGAAAATAGTGAGGGGTTCAAAAATGGCACCAGCTCCTTAGAGAAAACCAATATCAAAGCAAAAAGTAACGTAGATCTCAGAAAATCCCTCTATGCTCTCTGTCTGGACACCAATAGGGAAACAGACCTGTAAGGAGAGGAGACGGAGTTCAGAGATGCAGAAGGATTTGCTGGTGTTGGAAACTTATTGCTATAATGATTCTTTTGGTACCAACTAGTTTTTTAAATCAGGctatattttataaattgaTCACTGTCCTGAGTAGTCCTCcagaaatacatgtttttatgttctttttccatGACACAAAGGGtcacctatttttaaaatagactaAGAATAAGCTACGCTCCATGATGCAGGGGCTGGTGAATTATGACAGTGCAAAATCTAATTTGTAGAAACTTATTTTAGCAAATGGTGGTTGGTTTTAAATGGGTCATTTGTAACCAATTCAGTTGCTCCAAGTTTAGTATTAAAAGAGTTGGGGGACGTGTGTGTGGAGAATGAATGGGTGGGGTTGGGGAGGGAGAGTGAGGTTTTTTGTACTGTAGtttcaaactgaaattattccaatatattttatatctgtATAACTGTATTTATGGTTGCAAGGGGATTTCTTATTCCTGTGAAATACAACATCTTTAAAGCACTAGGAACGTTAGCAGATCAGCACTTTCAGTTTTCCACTTGTGATCAGTATGGATCTGGTTATCTAGTATGTGAAGTGAATTTGGTGCTTTTAACCTTATTGCAGAAAACTTTAATTGTCATAGATATGTTAGTTTATTGTGAGccttaaattattaaaaattgtaGATATACTTCTTTATAAATAACTTTATTAATTAGCTTACTGTTTCAGAATTTCTAAATAATTCAGTCCTGTGCTTACTGTCCCCACTCAAAAAAATGTAcgtgcagctttttttttttttttttgtagttttacaGTTTTATACCTTCGGTATATTTTTgagaccaaaagaaaaaaattgtctgcTGTTACTGGTTTTGATCCAAGTGCACAACAGATCAAAAACACAAGGGAGTGGGTAGATACAAGAAAGTAGAATATGAGTGCAGTATCTGCAAAACTATTTTCACTGTACACGCCAGATTACTTTTGCGTATCAGTCACCTTTATGTATCCATACCATTTGTGTACACAGTTCACTGTTTTTAATTATCACAGACGGGAAATGGACGGCACTTAAAGAGTCTAATATGGCATGCTGTGCTACTTAAGTAACCATTGTGTGGCTTATATCTTGGACTCAGATGGAAGGCATCACCTTTCATGAAAACAcatccttgttttctttcatttccaaacAAAACCTCTGAAAGGTGGATTTTACAGTCAAGATGTTGTTGAAAGATGAATGACACATCTTCATTGTGATAACACAGCACTGTGCAGCCTCCTAGCGAAGACTTACGTGAAGTTGCTTCTTTACTTTAAATCAAAGAGCTGTGTAatcattttctttgcaaaggaCACCTCTGTTTTCCCCTCAGACTTCTGTTTTATTGCTGAAGGATGTTTCATGCCTTTACCACATACAATGGCACAGCGAGACTAGCAGAAAGAGAAGTCTTGATTGTCAACGCTCAAGGTTTGTTTCTAACAAATTTCCTAATACAACTAAGTAAATAGTAAATCAAGAATATAATTTATGCAAGTACCTCAGATATATGTACTGTGATAAACTTAAATCAGCTTTGTAAAGCCATGCTTTGACATTCTCTCATCTGGACACAAATTCTGCTTACCTGTCACTTACCATGCCGTTTAATGATAATGGCCAAATGCATgatgtttttccttcctattcAGTAAAACGAGCATGGTAAGTGCCAAGCAAGTAGTGTTTTTCATGTCACACAGAGCTCAGCCCAAAACCCAGgggtgagggggaaggaggTTGGATCTAATAGAGAACAGGATCTTTCACGTTAATTGTAGATGTTGGTTTCTTGGttggtttgcttgtttatttagATGCGGGACGATGATGTGGTGTGCTGAGAAACTCTCTGCAACAAAACTGGCAAAGTGCTTCAGTCTGGCTGCATTTCAGACACAGGCAGATCTCCTGTTCGCTCTAGTGAGAGTTTTTGCATCCAGGTGAAGTGCAGAATTAGCCCTTTGGTGAGACTGAATCTAAGATGAAACAAAGTGGTGTAATTGCCTGTTACACATGCTGAGATCTAGATCATTGATGGACTTAACAGTGAAGGTTTTTGCTCAGGAAATAGTTTGATCTACTTTCAGTGACTAAATCCATGTGACTCACCTGAATAAGTACCAAAAAATACAGTGAGTCTTTCAGGATCAAATTCTGGTTGTGTCTTCCTCTAATTACTATCCCCACCTTCCTGATCACTTTTGTCTTCCATAGTTTGCTCTTCCAATTGCGCGTTGTGCTGAACTAGACTGTCAGCTCCTCAGACCAGGGGTTATGTCTGTATTTAGTCCCTTGTTAAACAGTGGTACCCTGCTTATGTCCAGGTCTTCTTGATACTATATGATCTGAATTACATAGCGGCAATTATTGCAATTAATGGAGTAACACTGGTGAAAAACTGATGTAGGTGAATGCAAATCAGGGCTATGGGGAGTGGGTGAGGCTGATCTTAAAATCCCGTTGCTGATGGAAAGGGAGGGCTTTGTCTTCCTGTgtccttttcagttttctctctcCCATTATGTGCCCTTTTGTTGCTTACCCTGAACTGGTTCTGTCCTTGGGTGAGTACCTGTGCAAGTGCTGCCTTCTTTTCCAGAAGCTGCTTGAGCTCACTAATCTGGCAGAAAATCCAatacagcaacaacaacaacaaagtagATGATCTGTCAAATTAACAAGTTGGAAAGCAAGTGAGTGCCAGAGCCAATGCAAGGACAGGATGGGGAAGGTCAGTAGGCAGGtgaggaagctgggaggagcgaAATTCTCACCCTTCAGTGGCAGTGAACTGTTAGATTATCACGAGTTCTTGTTGAACCCTACTTCATGTTTGCAGAGATACCACAGGACTTGGTCTTGCAAGGTGCCGGGGGCCTTTAACTTCCCACTGGAGTCAGTCTGCAAAATTCAGCTCTGGATTCCAGCATGTGTGCCCTGTACAGGGAGCAGAATTTGTCCCAATGAAGATCAAGCTCTGTGAGAGCAAATTACTCTGACTGCTGCACAGGGTTCTGCGAAAGCTTGTCAAATCATACATCAACCTTCAGTTTGAACgtgctgtgtttttctgtaatAGAACAATGTAACTTTCcattaagaagaaaaccaaTTATTCTCAAAATATCATTGAAAATATTTACGTGGCTTGGCTTTCTAAACAGTTGTCAAGCACAGTTCCAGCAAACTCAGCTTTGACACCTTCTTTACAAGGATGCATAATTTCAATTGGCTTATAAGGCAGTAAAGGATTTGCTTTCTAATGAGAGAGGTTGCTGCCAGACACTGAGTAATATGGCCAGAAACATGGTTAGATCATAATTCAATAAAGCACTTCTCATGGGCTTAGCTTTAAGCACATGCTAAAGTAAAACATTGTTTAGCAGGTATTTTAGATGCACTGATCTTTGAGATTGTTAAAGACGAACTACATACCCTGCTGAAACCTTAGAGCCATCAGTTCCCATTGGACTTTGGTGAAAATATTTAGGTACGTGGTACAGTTTGTGAGCCTGAAAACAAGTGGTGCTGCAGGACACTAATTAGAACACCAGATTCCTACTACAGAAAGAGTGCCTATTCCTGCAGCCACTACTCATCAGAGCAGTCTTCTTGACATGATCAGTTGCAAACTGAGTACCAGGATTGTCTGCATAAAGGGTTGTAACTTTGCCTGGATGAGAGTGTAATTGCACTTTCCAGCAGTGAGaacctgctttttctgtaattgATTTTGGTGTTGAGAAGCTTCATTGAATTCAGCAGGCAGCGGGTATCTGTGTCTGGGATAGAAACGGTGCAGAAGCCTCGTAACATGTCAATGCAAATTTCTGCCACAAAAGATTGAGAGAACCAAATCACTCTGAGAAAGCTCCTGTAAAACATTGAAACAGGAAGAGAGTTTAGGCTATGTATGCCAATTCTAGGCTTATTACAAGAAGGAAATCTGTCCAAACCATTATTGATTTTGTTAGTTGACCTGGAATAAAAAGCAAGCTGAATAAAACCTCTTCGGAATATCAAAAGCCACAAGATATCAGAGCTTAATGAATAGCAAATCATTGCAAATGTAAAAAACCAACACAGTTTTGTAAACTCTTTTGATTAGGAGCTACATCATGGAAGATTTCTCACCCCACACAAGCCTATATGCTGTAGTTATTAATGGCTTGTCATTTTGTGTGGGACAGTATGTACTGAAATGCATTACCCCTCCGTTCTTCCATTTTGGGGATGCTGAAGTGAATATTCTTTTTGGTCACCAGTAACGTAAGTTTAGATTGCTTAGCCTGGCCCCAAGGGGAGTCTGCTCTGCCATTTTACTTTTCCATCATTCTAAAAAATGATAAAACAGTAACTAGGAGTTATGTAACACCATTCATCTCCTAGAGCTTTATGAACAATAGTACAATGATCTTCTATATACAAACATGGtaaagaaaaggctgtggaaGGGAAGTCCAAGCCTTTCATAGGGGAGGGGGCTAGGAGAGGCACAAAAATGAGTGGGCTTGGATGGACTGGGACAACTGAAATGTGAGATctcaggaggaagggaagggaggagagagattCACCCTGTGGTCTCCGTTCTGGTCTCCTCTCTGGCTCTTGGTGGCTCTGCAGGCAAGGGCTGTATGCCAGCATCTGTGCACTGTGACCCATCTGGTGGGGTCACTGAACACAGAGGGAGAGTTAATGCTGCTTTGAGCAGCACAAGCAAATCCCTCTTTTGTGTGCTCTTTTTTTGGACTCTGTAAGGATAAAATGGCACCTTTGCTGGCTGTTCCCTGGCATCTCGTGCTGCAGACACGACTGTTCTGGTGGTGGTGGCAACGGCGGCTCTTGATTCACAGCACACTGAGTGCTGCTCTGAAGTAGCTTCCCTTCTCCATGCACTGACATTCACCTGGTAACAAAGCAAATATCAGTGCACTTTCAGTCTCATGGgaagatatatatatgtaagtAAAAAGCCTTATTCTTCTGAAATGTATTAGTGAAGCTAGTTGTGAGGTAGAACAGGGAGATCATTTATCAGCACGCAACAATGCCACTTAGCTGTAGTGAGGAATACAGCTACCGAACTGAGATTTGTTCAGGTCATTTGGCAGGATGCCATGACCAGTAGTGAAATGTGACAAGGGCCTGCAGGTGGATCTCTGCCACGCTTAGGGAATAATGAAAGGAGGGCTTTAAAGACCTAATCAAGACTTTGGACTTGCTACTTGGCCAGTGATGGGATCGGTATGTTTTATGGCAGTCAGTGTGCTGGAGAGACCTCGCTAATAACGAGGTTGATCTTGTTCGGGACAGAGGGGCAGCAAGGAAACTGAGATAAAGCTTTAACAGGATCTGCCTGCCCTTGGTGCAGCTTTAGCCTTTCGTTGTGTGACCATTAGTTTCACTAACCTCCCTCTGTAAGCTGAGctacaaacatttaaaaaatgaaatagaaaaggtCTTTATAATAATGCAGCCTAAAAACAATCAAAATCATTGTTCCAAAATCATCCTGCCAAGGCTTATGTAATATTCTGCAccacaaaatacttttcagagCATGCCATTTAGTCTGTTTGTAACTGCTTCCCAGTTCTCCTTGTCAGCTTGTTAAATTTCTGTTGCTCTTGTCTTAATTTGGGACCTAAAGGTGCTGCTACTCTTCAGTGAACCCAGGTCATGCTGTCTGACATCAGTGTATCAACTTATAGTatgaataaacacagaaattctCCAGTAACTACCTGAGGATCCATTGGCCAGAACAACCCCCAAATTTTTGTGATCAAACATTGTGAAAAATTTGGGTAAGGTATCATTAAAATCATGTGAAATAAGAAGCTTTATGTTAATTGGAACGGAAGAAAAGTAAAGCTCATAACAATATGACTGAAGAATTAATTGGAATCAGAAGTTGCAAAGATAAATATCaacttgtttaaagaaaaagaacagtattTATACACAATTAACATATATATTGCTGTGCTTTCTCACTTCTGTAATCTAGTAATGTAGTGTctttatttggtattttttgATTCCCAGGTATCTGTACTGTATTTTTACCAGGGCTGAAAAAGACATAACCAGAGGCAGACCCAGAGCTGTTGTGAACCAGTGCCTTGAAGATGGCTTGTTTAcctggaagcatttttttttcttttctcagtaaTAACAATTGATGCAATAAAAGCTCTTTTCTCTATTCATAAGTACTGCACGTAAGCATGTTTGTATAGTTAGCATAGCTTTGTTGAAGGATGGAACCCAGTAACTACAGCTCCAGATTCTCACCACAGTATCAGCACTGATGAACTTGGGTTTGTTCCCCACTGTTGTAAATGCATGGGACTTGATTCTGTGCTTGTGCCAGCTTGTGTGCCATTTTCCTTTGAACTTACAGCTCATCTGGCCTCTGTAAGGTAATCACATAGTTTTGCAAGTGTGATGAATCTGACTCAGCGAAGAGTTTGCCATTCTGCGCTCTAAAATCCCAGTCCAGGGCAAAATAAACTAGTAGTCCAATTTAGGACTAGCCGTGCATCTCCAGCTTTGGGGTTTTAGTTAAGAACTTTGCGTTAGAGACAGATACCTGAGTTTTATTCTTGTTGGTGCCTGGGTGAATCCAAAATAATGCTGTTAAAATCCAGTGGCTCTGACTGCAATCTTGTTTcaatttttctgaagagatGCCATATCCTTTGTTAACAGTGAATTTCTCCTTATTTGACTCTTACCCTTTGTATTAACACCTCACTGCTTACTTCTTCTGTTCACTTTTGTCCCACAGTATATTTGATAGTGATAGCAGTCATTACTGCACGGCAGTAAGGGGCAGAGCT
The Phalacrocorax aristotelis chromosome 1, bGulAri2.1, whole genome shotgun sequence DNA segment above includes these coding regions:
- the LOC142065411 gene encoding potassium voltage-gated channel subfamily A member 1-like isoform X2: MEIALVTLENGGTTAIAVGEDAAAGSGGSVWARRRGDVLHIAGSAAATPRLSDGREGAPPPPLPADEERERPPPAPRGGGGRRRSGNAGSPNGRAAPPQPPPQPPPQPPPRARRSGPAAEMGPLEEGGHRRGMAMAAAGEEEEEEAAAANRGVMHHQRVLINISGLRFETQLGTLNQFPDTLLGDPDKRMRYFDPLRNEYFFDRNRPSFDGILYFYQSGGKLRRPVNVSIDVFADEIRFYQLGEEAMERFREDEGFIKEEEKPLPRNEFQRQVWLIFEYPESSGSARAIAIVSVLVILISIITFCLETLPEFRDEREMPVPLPPQSGGLNGTTGDSPPMQPPSSLSDPFFIIETTCVIWFTFELLVRFFACPSKPEFSRNIMNIIDIVAIIPYFITLGTELVQEQQQPGAGSSNGGGGQQQAMSLAILRVIRLVRVFRIFKLSRHSKGLQILGQTLKASMRELGLLIFFLFIGVILFSSAVYFAEADDPESHFSSIPDAFWWAVVTMTTVGYGDMRPVTVGGKIVGSLCAIAGVLTIALPVPVIVSNFNYFYHRETDHEEQAVLKDEHSSAQSSTAGADEKRRSSKISLNKSVVHLENSEGFKNGTSSLEKTNIKAKSNVDLRKSLYALCLDTNRETDL
- the LOC142065411 gene encoding potassium voltage-gated channel subfamily A member 1-like isoform X1; its protein translation is MEIALVTLENGGTTAIAVGEDAAAGSGGSVWARRRGDVLHIAGSAAATPRLSDGREGAPPPPLPADEERERPPPAPRGGGGRRRSGNAGSPNGRAAARGAPPPPQPPPQPPPQPPPPGPAAEMGPLEEGGHRRGMAMAAAGEEEEEEAAAANRGVMHHQRVLINISGLRFETQLGTLNQFPDTLLGDPDKRMRYFDPLRNEYFFDRNRPSFDGILYFYQSGGKLRRPVNVSIDVFADEIRFYQLGEEAMERFREDEGFIKEEEKPLPRNEFQRQVWLIFEYPESSGSARAIAIVSVLVILISIITFCLETLPEFRDEREMPVPLPPQSGGLNGTTGDSPPMQPPSSLSDPFFIIETTCVIWFTFELLVRFFACPSKPEFSRNIMNIIDIVAIIPYFITLGTELVQEQQQPGAGSSNGGGGQQQAMSLAILRVIRLVRVFRIFKLSRHSKGLQILGQTLKASMRELGLLIFFLFIGVILFSSAVYFAEADDPESHFSSIPDAFWWAVVTMTTVGYGDMRPVTVGGKIVGSLCAIAGVLTIALPVPVIVSNFNYFYHRETDHEEQAVLKDEHSSAQSSTAGADEKRRSSKISLNKSVVHLENSEGFKNGTSSLEKTNIKAKSNVDLRKSLYALCLDTNRETDL